In a single window of the Octopus sinensis linkage group LG1, ASM634580v1, whole genome shotgun sequence genome:
- the LOC115209005 gene encoding ribonuclease P protein subunit p29 has product MSKSSTEHPYLPLPKEVLAKETELNILSQKDLQENFLANFLAQTVENPSHTLEIITEDQKIQSRWVDWRTQRHLTKSKHHKKTLSSKLRKQLKIFHIQPEVQKFHNFLPLHKLWKQYMKQLIQFENISPNNLMAVNLKVLKADYHGCYLTVSKSKCPSYVGTTGIVLMETKNIFKIITKDDKFKCIPKKNSVFCFSLDAYCFTLYGNHMKVKASERSHRKFKTKSTIDL; this is encoded by the exons AGCATCCCTACTTACCTTTGCCCAAAGAAGTTCTTGCCAAAGAAACTGAACTCAACATTCTG agCCAGAAAGATTTACAGGAAAACTTTCTTGCCAACTTTTTAGCCCAAACTGTCGAAAATCCAAGTCATACACTTGAAATCATCACAGAAGACCAAAAAATTCAATCAAGATGGGTCGACTGGAGGACACAACGACATCTCACCAAATCTAAACATCACAAGAAAACTCTATCATCCAAACTGAGGaaacaattgaaaatatttcacattCAACCTGAAGTCCAAAA GTTTCATAACTTTCTTCCTCTTCATAAATTATGGAAACAGTATATGAAGCAGTTAATTCAGTTTGAGAA CATTAGCCCAAATAATTTAATGGCAGTCAATCTGAAAGTTCTGAAAGCTGATTATCATGGATGTTACCTCACCGTTTCCAAGTCAAAATGTCCCTCATACGTTGGCACAACTGGCATTGTTCTGATGGAAACCAagaacattttcaaaataattacaaaagatgataaattcaaat gTATACCTAAGAAAAATTCAGTATTCTGTTTCAGTCTTGATGCCTACTGTTTCACTCTGTATGGTAACCACATGAAAGTGAAAGCCAGTGAAAGAAGCCACCGGAAATTTAAAACTAAATCAACAATAGacctataa